Proteins co-encoded in one Armatimonadota bacterium genomic window:
- a CDS encoding D-cysteine desulfhydrase family protein — MQLGRLPRLRLATLPTPLEEMPTLSAYLGGPRLLVKRDDMTGLAFGGNKVRKLEYLLGEAVDRGCDVVVTVGAAQSNHARATAAAARRLGLDAVLVLTGDEPLERQGNLLLDTIFGADIRIVDIDDDYVLMGVVEDIARDLQRRGRAPYVIPPGGSAALGAAAYANAGLELLDQLNTRGIHADAIVHATGTGGTQAGLYTACRLMQTRMEIVGVSAGPSRDVATARVRSLVEDLCGLLGIDWRPHPDDIVVTDEYVGEGYAVATPEGLDAIRLVARTEGLLLDPVYTGKAMAGLIDQVRRGRFRPDQNVVFWHTGGQPALFAYATALREG, encoded by the coding sequence GTGCAGCTAGGACGCCTGCCACGGCTGCGACTGGCGACCCTGCCCACGCCGCTGGAGGAGATGCCCACGCTGTCGGCCTACCTGGGCGGTCCGCGCCTGCTGGTGAAGCGCGACGACATGACCGGCCTGGCGTTCGGCGGCAACAAGGTCCGCAAGCTCGAGTACCTGCTGGGCGAGGCGGTCGATCGGGGCTGCGACGTGGTGGTGACGGTGGGTGCCGCCCAGTCCAACCACGCCCGGGCGACGGCCGCTGCCGCGCGGCGCCTGGGGCTCGACGCGGTCCTCGTCCTCACTGGCGACGAGCCCCTGGAGCGGCAGGGCAACTTGCTGCTGGACACCATCTTCGGCGCTGATATCCGCATCGTGGACATCGACGACGACTACGTGCTGATGGGCGTCGTGGAAGACATCGCCCGCGACCTGCAGCGGCGCGGGCGCGCGCCGTACGTGATTCCCCCTGGGGGGAGCGCGGCGCTGGGGGCCGCGGCGTACGCCAACGCGGGCCTGGAGCTCCTCGACCAGCTCAACACCCGCGGGATCCACGCCGACGCCATCGTCCACGCCACCGGCACCGGGGGCACCCAGGCAGGCCTGTACACGGCGTGCCGGTTGATGCAGACGCGGATGGAGATCGTCGGGGTGAGCGCCGGTCCCTCGCGCGACGTCGCGACCGCGCGGGTACGCAGCCTGGTCGAGGACCTGTGCGGGTTGCTGGGTATTGACTGGCGGCCGCACCCGGATGATATCGTCGTAACGGACGAGTACGTCGGCGAAGGGTACGCCGTCGCGACTCCCGAGGGGCTGGATGCCATCCGCCTGGTCGCCCGCACGGAGGGCCTGCTGCTCGACCCCGTCTACACCGGCAAGGCGATGGCTGGGTTGATCGACCAGGTGCGGCGCGGCCGGTTCCGCCCGGACCAGAACGTCGTCTTCTGGCACACCGGCGGCCAGCCCGCGCTCTTCGCGTACGCGACCGCCCTCCGCGAGGGATGA
- a CDS encoding gamma-glutamyl-gamma-aminobutyrate hydrolase family protein, whose amino-acid sequence MSPDRPRIVVTTRRPPADAAARARAARAADFYATAVRDAGGAPVLVAPGDPLPARIDGVVLSGGVDVHPRHYGQTVHPGVAHTLTLDEPRDLLELELARSALDRDLPVLGICRGAQVLTVAAGGTLWQDLSLAGVDPGRHDQDGRHQDWEPAHGITIEPGSRLAEVLAAVVLGVNSFHHQAIATPAPGFAVVARADDGTIEAVERTDHPFAVGVQWHPERMVAHHPVQRRLFAALVAAARRG is encoded by the coding sequence ATGAGCCCTGACCGTCCGCGCATCGTGGTCACCACCCGGCGGCCACCTGCCGACGCCGCGGCGCGCGCGCGGGCGGCGCGTGCTGCCGACTTCTACGCCACAGCGGTACGCGACGCCGGCGGCGCCCCGGTGCTCGTGGCGCCCGGCGATCCGCTGCCGGCGCGGATCGACGGCGTGGTGCTCTCCGGCGGCGTCGACGTGCATCCGCGCCACTACGGCCAGACGGTCCATCCTGGGGTTGCCCACACCTTGACGCTGGACGAGCCGCGCGACCTGCTGGAACTGGAGCTCGCCCGGTCGGCCCTCGACCGCGACCTGCCGGTGCTGGGGATCTGCCGCGGCGCCCAGGTCCTGACGGTCGCCGCCGGCGGCACGCTCTGGCAGGACCTGTCGCTGGCCGGCGTCGACCCCGGCCGCCACGACCAGGACGGCCGCCACCAGGACTGGGAGCCGGCCCACGGCATCACTATCGAGCCCGGAAGCCGTCTGGCCGAGGTGCTGGCCGCGGTGGTGCTGGGCGTCAACAGCTTCCACCACCAGGCGATCGCCACCCCGGCGCCGGGGTTCGCCGTCGTCGCCCGCGCTGACGACGGCACCATCGAAGCCGTGGAACGCACGGACCATCCCTTCGCGGTCGGCGTGCAGTGGCACCCCGAGCGCATGGTGGCGCATCACCCGGTGCAGCGCCGCCTCTTCGCGGCGCTCGTGGCCGCCGCCCGCCGGGGCTGA
- a CDS encoding nodulation protein NfeD has translation MPWLVALLALAWGVPGQPAAAPDAPVVVRITIDGVIAPSSARFILRAIREAEAQQAEALVVMLDTPGGLLKSTDDMTRAILNARVPVVVYIAPRGARAASAGVFVTYAAHVAAMAPATHLGAASPVAIGGGEGREPDKTAMEKVTNDMVANIRAMARRRGRNADWAERAVREAVSITEEDAVRLRVVDLVADDLTDLLRRLDGRTVETDLGPRQLRTARARVVDLHMDLTERFLALLSDPNIGFILLNIGILGVLVELYNPGAVLPGVVGGIALILGLASFAILQVNVAGLLLIAFAILLFIADVKVPGHGVLTVGGVLAFIFGALLLTERQAPVLQISVRLIVAVALLLAGFSLVAVGAGLRAQRGTPRSGEERLVGAVGVARSRLDPAGQVHVQGEMWSAVSVAGPIEEGTPVRVVAVDGLRLRVEPAAGPR, from the coding sequence GTGCCGTGGCTGGTGGCGCTGCTCGCGCTGGCATGGGGCGTACCCGGCCAGCCGGCGGCCGCGCCGGACGCTCCGGTCGTGGTGCGCATCACCATCGACGGGGTCATCGCGCCGTCGAGCGCCCGGTTCATCCTGCGCGCGATCCGTGAGGCCGAGGCCCAGCAGGCCGAGGCCCTGGTGGTCATGCTCGACACCCCGGGCGGCCTGCTCAAATCCACCGACGACATGACCCGGGCCATTCTCAACGCCAGGGTCCCCGTGGTGGTGTACATCGCGCCGCGCGGCGCGCGCGCGGCCTCGGCGGGCGTGTTCGTCACCTACGCCGCGCACGTGGCCGCCATGGCGCCCGCCACGCACCTGGGGGCCGCGTCGCCGGTCGCCATTGGTGGCGGCGAGGGCCGCGAGCCCGACAAGACCGCCATGGAGAAAGTGACCAACGACATGGTCGCCAACATCCGGGCGATGGCGCGGCGGCGCGGCCGCAACGCCGACTGGGCCGAGCGGGCGGTCCGTGAGGCGGTCTCCATCACCGAGGAGGACGCCGTGCGCCTGCGCGTCGTCGACCTGGTGGCCGACGACCTCACCGATCTGCTGCGCCGTCTGGACGGTCGCACCGTGGAGACCGACCTGGGTCCGCGGCAACTGCGCACCGCGCGCGCCCGCGTCGTCGACCTGCACATGGACCTCACCGAGCGGTTCCTCGCCCTGCTCAGCGATCCCAACATCGGCTTCATCCTGCTGAACATCGGCATCCTGGGCGTCCTGGTCGAGCTGTACAACCCGGGCGCGGTGCTGCCGGGCGTGGTGGGCGGCATCGCGTTGATCCTGGGGCTGGCTTCCTTCGCGATCCTGCAGGTCAACGTGGCCGGCCTGTTGCTGATCGCCTTCGCCATCCTGCTCTTCATCGCCGACGTGAAGGTGCCGGGACACGGCGTGCTCACGGTGGGCGGCGTCCTGGCGTTCATCTTCGGCGCGCTGCTGCTCACCGAGCGCCAGGCGCCAGTACTCCAGATCTCGGTGCGGCTCATCGTGGCGGTCGCCCTCCTGCTGGCGGGCTTTTCGTTGGTCGCCGTGGGCGCGGGGCTGCGGGCCCAGCGGGGGACACCCCGCAGCGGCGAGGAGCGCCTGGTCGGGGCCGTGGGCGTGGCGCGTTCGCGCCTCGACCCCGCGGGGCAGGTCCACGTGCAGGGCGAGATGTGGTCCGCGGTGTCCGTGGCCGGCCCCATCGAGGAGGGCACGCCGGTGCGTGTGGTGGCCGTCGACGGCCTGCGGCTGCGCGTGGAGCCGGCTGCCGGCCCGCGGTAG
- the tsaE gene encoding tRNA (adenosine(37)-N6)-threonylcarbamoyltransferase complex ATPase subunit type 1 TsaE yields the protein MTTPVQAGLQRTVRTRSARATEALGERIGRRLRPGDVVALVGPLGAGKTVLARGLARGAGARGYVASPSFVIVREYAGPIPVRHVDLYRLERPEDIESVGLDDVLTDDAIAIVEWADRAPWVLPADHLRIDCALGRGARERVFTLTAPARRADVLTALDR from the coding sequence ATGACCACGCCGGTTCAGGCCGGCCTGCAGCGCACGGTGCGCACGCGCTCCGCCCGCGCCACCGAGGCGCTGGGTGAGCGCATTGGGCGGCGCCTGCGGCCGGGGGACGTGGTGGCGCTGGTCGGGCCGCTGGGTGCAGGCAAGACCGTGCTGGCCCGCGGCCTCGCGCGCGGAGCCGGCGCCCGCGGGTACGTGGCGAGTCCCTCGTTCGTGATCGTGCGGGAGTACGCCGGTCCCATCCCCGTGCGGCACGTGGACCTGTACCGCCTGGAGCGGCCCGAGGACATCGAGAGCGTGGGCCTCGACGACGTGCTGACCGACGATGCGATCGCCATCGTGGAATGGGCCGACCGGGCACCCTGGGTGCTGCCCGCCGACCACCTGCGCATCGATTGCGCCTTGGGCCGCGGCGCACGCGAGCGCGTGTTCACGCTGACGGCACCCGCCCGGCGGGCAGACGTGCTGACGGCGCTGGACCGATAG
- the tsaB gene encoding tRNA (adenosine(37)-N6)-threonylcarbamoyltransferase complex dimerization subunit type 1 TsaB, translating into MRVLAIETSTGQGSVALLDEHGLVAETLAPAPGAHLEWLAGAIVHLLRAHDVPPAAVDGLAVSTGPGSFTGVRVGVVTAIAWAEARGVPVIGVPTLEAIAAGVAAEALPARLVLAAVDVRRGEVAAALFALDGGIRRLSPDLVVPPAALPAVLPARDGPVALAGDALERYRDVLLAAIGPGATVAARSLWWPRARVVGQVGRARLLAGVRVDPARVQPVYPRRAVAGPGEGQEAVAAGQNAGGGSRGGACAPGP; encoded by the coding sequence ATGCGCGTGCTCGCCATCGAGACGTCCACCGGCCAGGGCAGCGTTGCGCTCCTCGACGAGCACGGGCTGGTCGCCGAGACCCTCGCCCCGGCGCCCGGCGCGCACCTCGAGTGGCTGGCAGGTGCCATCGTCCACCTGCTGCGCGCCCACGACGTGCCGCCTGCGGCCGTGGACGGCCTCGCCGTCTCCACCGGGCCGGGCAGCTTCACCGGGGTGCGTGTCGGGGTGGTGACGGCGATCGCGTGGGCGGAGGCGCGCGGCGTGCCCGTGATCGGGGTGCCCACCCTGGAGGCGATCGCGGCAGGGGTGGCCGCGGAGGCACTTCCCGCACGGCTCGTGCTGGCCGCCGTCGACGTGCGCCGTGGCGAGGTGGCCGCGGCCCTGTTTGCGCTGGACGGCGGCATTCGTCGCCTGAGCCCCGACCTCGTGGTCCCGCCAGCCGCCCTGCCCGCTGTGTTGCCGGCGCGCGACGGGCCGGTGGCGCTCGCAGGCGACGCGCTCGAGCGCTACCGCGACGTGCTCCTCGCCGCCATCGGTCCGGGCGCAACCGTCGCCGCCCGGTCGCTGTGGTGGCCCCGGGCACGGGTGGTGGGACAGGTGGGCCGGGCGCGGCTGCTGGCGGGCGTCCGCGTCGACCCCGCCCGTGTGCAGCCCGTCTATCCGCGCCGTGCGGTCGCCGGCCCAGGCGAGGGGCAGGAGGCGGTCGCGGCCGGCCAGAACGCTGGCGGTGGCAGCCGCGGCGGCGCGTGCGCACCCGGACCATGA
- the rimI gene encoding ribosomal protein S18-alanine N-acetyltransferase, whose translation MKQIARIRLAPMTVDDLPRVREIEREAFALPWPKDAYRAEIEDNQVACYIVARDEHDTVVGFAGMWVIFDEAHVTTIAVDRRHRGQGIGKRLLLGLIERALARGARWMTLEVRPSNTVALAMYRAFGFRDVALRKRYYSDNNEDAVVMWSGNLTEPAAQARLAEIRASLEPGAE comes from the coding sequence ATGAAGCAGATCGCCCGCATTCGGCTCGCGCCCATGACGGTGGACGACCTGCCGCGCGTCCGCGAGATCGAACGCGAGGCGTTCGCGCTGCCCTGGCCCAAGGACGCCTACCGGGCAGAGATCGAGGACAACCAGGTCGCCTGCTACATCGTGGCCCGCGACGAACACGACACCGTGGTGGGGTTCGCGGGGATGTGGGTGATCTTCGACGAAGCCCACGTGACCACGATCGCCGTCGACCGACGCCATCGCGGCCAGGGCATCGGCAAGCGCCTGCTGTTGGGCCTCATCGAGCGGGCGCTGGCCCGCGGCGCGCGCTGGATGACCCTGGAGGTGCGGCCGTCCAACACGGTGGCGCTGGCCATGTACCGCGCCTTCGGGTTCCGCGACGTCGCGCTGCGCAAGCGCTACTACAGCGACAACAACGAGGACGCCGTGGTGATGTGGAGCGGCAACCTGACCGAGCCGGCCGCCCAGGCGCGCCTGGCCGAGATTCGGGCGAGCCTCGAGCCTGGCGCGGAGTAG
- the tsaD gene encoding tRNA (adenosine(37)-N6)-threonylcarbamoyltransferase complex transferase subunit TsaD produces the protein MRVLGLETSCDETAAAVVADGRVASNVVASQAALHERYGGVVPELASRRHVERLVPVLRLALEQAGVGWHDLDGIAVTAGPGLVGALAVGVAAAKALAAARELPLVGVNHLEGHLFANVLTFGPLPEPTLALIVSGAHTDLVLVAAPHRYRVLGRTRDDAAGEAFDKVARAMGLGYPGGPALDRLGQTGDPHAVPLPVPFQGPGLDFSFSGIKTAALRALAIAPARDPQFMADLAASLQRVVAEALVRRVARAARQHRPRALALAGGVAANSVLRRRLQEEAARLRLPVLIPPPDLCTDNAAMIAAAGASRLARGERAGWDLGAAADLPLA, from the coding sequence GTGCGGGTGCTGGGCCTGGAGACGTCGTGCGACGAGACGGCGGCCGCCGTCGTGGCGGACGGCCGTGTGGCGAGCAACGTGGTCGCCTCCCAGGCCGCGCTCCACGAGCGGTATGGCGGCGTGGTCCCCGAGCTGGCGTCGCGCCGGCACGTCGAGCGCCTCGTCCCCGTGCTGCGCCTGGCGCTGGAGCAGGCGGGTGTGGGCTGGCACGATCTGGACGGCATCGCGGTGACGGCCGGCCCCGGACTGGTCGGCGCCCTCGCGGTGGGCGTCGCCGCGGCGAAAGCGCTGGCTGCTGCCCGGGAGCTACCGCTCGTGGGCGTCAACCACCTGGAGGGGCACCTGTTCGCCAACGTGCTGACCTTCGGGCCGCTCCCGGAACCCACCCTGGCCTTGATCGTCTCGGGGGCCCACACCGACCTGGTGCTGGTGGCGGCGCCCCATCGCTACCGCGTGCTGGGCCGCACGCGGGACGACGCGGCCGGTGAGGCGTTCGACAAAGTCGCCCGGGCCATGGGGCTGGGCTACCCGGGTGGTCCCGCGCTGGATCGTCTGGGCCAGACGGGGGATCCGCACGCCGTGCCCCTCCCCGTACCCTTCCAGGGGCCGGGTCTGGACTTCAGCTTCAGCGGCATCAAGACGGCGGCGCTGCGGGCGCTCGCCATCGCGCCCGCCCGCGACCCGCAGTTCATGGCCGACCTCGCCGCGTCGCTGCAGCGCGTGGTGGCCGAAGCGCTGGTGCGCCGCGTGGCACGCGCGGCGCGGCAACACCGCCCTCGCGCGCTGGCGCTGGCGGGCGGCGTGGCGGCCAACTCCGTGCTTCGACGCCGGCTGCAGGAGGAGGCCGCACGCCTGCGCCTGCCGGTCCTGATTCCGCCGCCGGACCTGTGTACCGACAACGCCGCGATGATCGCAGCCGCGGGCGCCTCGCGCCTGGCGCGGGGGGAGCGGGCTGGCTGGGACCTGGGCGCAGCGGCCGATCTGCCGCTCGCGTGA
- the groES gene encoding co-chaperone GroES, whose amino-acid sequence MKLKPLGDRVVVKPLEEEERTKGGIVLPDTAKEKPQHGEVLAVGPGDWDEAGTKRIPPDVKVGDHVLYAKYAGTEVKTDEGELLILRANDILAIVEKTPAKAKA is encoded by the coding sequence ATGAAGCTGAAGCCGCTTGGCGACCGCGTTGTGGTCAAGCCGCTGGAGGAAGAGGAGCGCACCAAGGGCGGGATCGTGCTGCCCGATACCGCCAAGGAGAAGCCCCAGCACGGCGAGGTGCTGGCCGTGGGCCCCGGCGACTGGGACGAGGCCGGCACCAAGCGGATCCCCCCGGACGTCAAGGTCGGCGATCACGTGCTCTACGCCAAGTACGCCGGGACCGAGGTCAAGACCGACGAGGGCGAGCTGCTGATCCTGCGCGCCAACGACATCCTGGCCATCGTCGAGAAGACCCCGGCGAAGGCCAAGGCCTAG
- the groL gene encoding chaperonin GroEL (60 kDa chaperone family; promotes refolding of misfolded polypeptides especially under stressful conditions; forms two stacked rings of heptamers to form a barrel-shaped 14mer; ends can be capped by GroES; misfolded proteins enter the barrel where they are refolded when GroES binds) produces the protein MPKILAYDETARRAMERGINKLADAVKITLGPKGRNVVLEKKFGSPTITHDGVTVAKEVELEDPFENAGAQLVREVATKTEDVAGDGTTTATILAQAMIREGLKMVAAGANPMALKRGMDRAVAAVVDELHRMAKPVETKEAIEQVASISANDAAIGKLIADAMDKVGKDGVITVEESKGIETTVEVVEGMMFDKGYISPYFITDPEKMEAVLEDAYLLITDKKISAVKDLLPVLERVVQMGRPLLVIAEDVEGEALATLVVNKLRGTLQACAVKAPAFGDRRKAILEDIAILTGGQVISDEVGLKLENTELAHLGRAGQVRVRKEETIIVKGAGKREAIEKRIQQIRKQIEETDSDYDREKLQERLGKLAGGVAVIRVGAPSEAELKYRKTRTEDALRATRSAVEEGIVPGGGVALIYARKAVEALALEGDEKVGAQLVARALEEPAKQLAINAGREGSIIVEELKQQPYGVGFDVMTGQFVDMFKAGIVDPTKVVRSALQNAASVAGLVLTTEAMVVEKPEEEKETTPTPPSV, from the coding sequence ATGCCGAAGATCCTGGCCTACGACGAGACCGCACGCCGCGCGATGGAGCGCGGCATCAACAAGCTCGCCGATGCGGTGAAGATCACGCTGGGTCCCAAGGGGCGCAACGTCGTCCTCGAGAAGAAGTTCGGGTCCCCCACGATCACCCACGACGGCGTGACGGTGGCGAAGGAGGTCGAGCTGGAAGACCCCTTCGAGAACGCCGGCGCGCAGTTGGTGCGGGAGGTGGCCACCAAGACGGAGGACGTGGCCGGCGACGGCACCACCACCGCCACGATCCTCGCCCAGGCCATGATCCGTGAGGGCCTGAAGATGGTGGCGGCCGGGGCCAACCCCATGGCGCTCAAGCGCGGCATGGACCGGGCCGTGGCGGCCGTCGTCGACGAGTTGCACCGCATGGCCAAGCCGGTGGAGACCAAGGAGGCGATCGAGCAGGTCGCCAGCATCTCCGCCAACGACGCCGCTATCGGCAAGCTGATCGCCGATGCCATGGACAAGGTGGGCAAGGACGGCGTCATCACCGTCGAGGAGTCCAAGGGGATCGAGACGACCGTCGAGGTCGTCGAGGGGATGATGTTCGACAAGGGCTACATCTCCCCGTACTTCATCACCGATCCCGAGAAGATGGAGGCTGTCCTGGAGGACGCCTACCTGCTCATCACCGACAAGAAGATCAGCGCGGTGAAGGACCTGCTGCCGGTGCTGGAGCGGGTGGTCCAGATGGGCCGACCGCTGCTGGTCATCGCCGAGGACGTGGAGGGCGAGGCGCTGGCCACGCTGGTGGTGAACAAGCTGCGCGGCACGCTCCAGGCCTGCGCCGTGAAGGCGCCGGCGTTCGGTGACCGCCGGAAGGCGATCCTGGAGGACATCGCGATCCTCACCGGCGGGCAGGTCATCAGTGACGAGGTCGGCCTCAAGCTCGAGAACACCGAGCTCGCCCACCTGGGCCGCGCGGGCCAGGTCCGCGTGCGCAAGGAGGAGACGATCATCGTCAAGGGGGCCGGCAAGCGCGAGGCCATCGAGAAGCGCATCCAGCAGATCCGCAAGCAGATCGAGGAGACCGACTCCGACTACGACCGCGAGAAGCTGCAGGAGCGGCTGGGCAAGCTGGCCGGCGGCGTGGCTGTCATCCGGGTCGGCGCGCCCAGCGAGGCCGAGCTCAAGTACCGCAAGACGCGCACCGAGGACGCCCTGCGTGCCACCCGGTCGGCCGTCGAGGAGGGGATCGTGCCCGGCGGCGGCGTGGCGCTGATCTACGCGCGCAAGGCCGTGGAGGCCCTGGCTCTGGAGGGTGACGAGAAGGTGGGCGCCCAGCTGGTGGCGCGGGCCCTGGAGGAGCCCGCCAAGCAGCTGGCGATCAACGCAGGACGCGAAGGCTCCATCATCGTCGAGGAGCTGAAGCAGCAGCCCTACGGCGTGGGCTTCGACGTCATGACCGGCCAGTTCGTGGACATGTTCAAGGCCGGGATCGTCGATCCCACGAAGGTCGTGCGCTCGGCCCTGCAGAACGCGGCCAGCGTCGCGGGCCTGGTGCTGACCACCGAGGCGATGGTGGTCGAGAAGCCCGAGGAGGAGAAGGAGACGACACCCACGCCGCCGTCCGTGTAG
- the purD gene encoding phosphoribosylamine--glycine ligase has protein sequence MRKFFVIGGGGREHAIVWHLARCYPGAAIHCAPGNPGISRLATCLPVAATDLNGLVSAAATLAPDLVIVGPEAPLVAGLADRLQAVGLPTLGPAAAAARIEGSKAFAKHLMARAGIPTAPFAVFDDPPQAIAHVRHVGPRVVVKADGLAAGKGVVVCDGPDEAEAAVRAMMVEVVFGDAGRRVVVEERLDGDEVSVFALVDGEAVAWLGAAQDHKRLHDGDRGPNTGGMGAIAPYPLAPALRTRILREILQPAASALVAEGCAYRGVLFAGLMLTADGPQVLEFNCRLGDPEAQVMLPLLRAGLPDAFDALRRGEVDAEGQVAGTELLRLDRAACGVVLASEGYPATTRPGVPIDGVADAEELALVFHNGTARAEGRLVTAGGRVLTVTGLGPDLAAARQRAYAAVGRVAFPGMQYRTDIGSRLLATAGAGGVTPCR, from the coding sequence ATGAGGAAATTCTTCGTGATTGGGGGAGGCGGCAGGGAACACGCCATCGTCTGGCACCTGGCCAGGTGCTATCCAGGTGCCGCGATCCACTGCGCGCCCGGTAACCCCGGGATCTCCCGCCTGGCGACCTGCCTGCCGGTGGCTGCGACCGACCTGAACGGCCTGGTCAGCGCCGCCGCTACCCTGGCGCCCGATCTCGTGATCGTCGGTCCCGAGGCACCGCTCGTCGCGGGTCTGGCCGATCGGCTGCAGGCTGTAGGGCTGCCGACGCTGGGTCCCGCCGCCGCCGCCGCCCGCATCGAGGGCAGCAAGGCCTTCGCCAAACACCTGATGGCGCGCGCCGGTATCCCCACCGCACCGTTCGCGGTCTTCGACGATCCGCCCCAGGCCATCGCCCACGTGCGGCACGTGGGCCCGCGGGTGGTCGTCAAAGCCGACGGCCTGGCGGCGGGGAAGGGGGTCGTCGTCTGCGACGGGCCCGACGAGGCCGAGGCGGCGGTACGGGCCATGATGGTCGAGGTGGTGTTTGGCGACGCCGGACGCCGTGTGGTGGTCGAAGAGCGCCTCGACGGCGACGAGGTGAGTGTCTTCGCCCTCGTCGACGGCGAGGCGGTGGCGTGGCTGGGCGCGGCCCAGGATCACAAGCGCCTGCACGACGGCGACCGCGGTCCCAACACCGGCGGCATGGGCGCGATCGCGCCTTACCCGCTGGCGCCGGCGCTGCGCACCCGCATCCTGCGCGAGATCCTCCAGCCGGCCGCCAGCGCATTGGTCGCGGAAGGCTGCGCCTACCGCGGGGTGCTGTTCGCGGGGTTGATGCTCACCGCCGATGGGCCACAGGTGCTGGAGTTCAACTGCAGGCTCGGGGATCCCGAAGCGCAGGTCATGCTGCCGCTGCTGCGCGCGGGGCTCCCCGACGCGTTCGACGCCCTGCGGCGGGGCGAGGTCGACGCTGAGGGCCAGGTCGCTGGAACCGAACTCCTCAGGTTGGACCGGGCAGCCTGTGGTGTCGTGCTGGCGTCGGAAGGCTACCCCGCCACGACGCGCCCCGGCGTGCCCATCGACGGGGTCGCCGACGCCGAGGAGCTGGCCCTGGTGTTCCACAACGGCACGGCGCGCGCGGAGGGGCGGCTGGTGACCGCTGGCGGGCGGGTGCTGACGGTGACGGGGCTGGGCCCGGACCTCGCCGCGGCGCGCCAGCGCGCCTACGCGGCCGTAGGGCGGGTCGCGTTTCCTGGCATGCAGTACCGCACCGATATCGGCAGTCGCCTGCTGGCCACGGCCGGCGCGGGAGGCGTGACGCCATGCCGGTGA